Within Candidatus Rokuibacteriota bacterium, the genomic segment TCAGCCCCTCGGTATAGTGGACCCCGCCCCGCTCGTCCACCCAGCGGTACGTCTGGGCGAGGGCCGCACCGGGGAGAAGCAGGAGGGACAGCAGGAGGACAGCCCACCAGCCCTGCATCCTCCTATGATGGCCCAAGGTGGGCTCGACGTCCAGCCGACCTGTCGGAGGGGGCCTCGACGGCCCCCTCCGAGGCCTCCCCCAGGAATCGGTTGCGCGGGCGAAGCCCGCGCTCGAAGGTCTTACTCCAACAGGATCCTCGCCGGGTGGGGATGATCGGTCGGAACTTCAGGAACGTTTTGGCTTCACGGGGTCGCGGGGCTGAAGGACGGGGAGCCACGCGTGCCGAGCACGAGGCTCGGCGCAGGGGTTATGCCTTCTTTTCCTCCTCTTTCTTGGCCGTCGACGTCGTCTCGTCCTTCGCCTCGGTGACACCCTTCTTGAACTCCTTCACGCTCGAGCCAAGGGAGCGAGCCAGCTCCGGGAGCCGGCTGGCGCCGAAGAGCACGAGGACGATCAGGAGGATCAGGAGCAGCTCTTGGTAGCCCAGGCCAAACATGGCTGTTCCCCCTCTCGCTGAAGCTGCTTTACCTTACGCCCCGCCCCGCACCCTGTCAACGACAATCACCCCCGAAACGCGACACGCGCTCGGCCGCCACGGTCTCGGTCACATGGCGCTGCGGAGCACCCGGTGGTCTCCCTGTCTGACCGTCACGCGTTGCCCGTCGAAGTACTCGAGGAGCGGGATCGCGTACTTTCGCGAGACACCGAGAAGGTCCTTGGCCTCGACCGGGGCGATCTCCTTCTTCTCCTTGAGGTAGGCGACCAGCTTTGCCTCGATCTCCCTCAGGGCCTCGGCGTGGAAGAAGAGCGACTCCTTGACGCGGACGAGCCGGCGCTCCTCGAGGAGGAGCTGGAAGAGCTCGTGCTCCTCTGACCCCTTGACGCCGACCTTCGCCAGCGCCTCCTCGGGGCTCGGCGGCGTCGCGGCGGCCGCGCGAAACTCGGCCTCGAGCCGCTCCACCAGGCGCCGCTGCTCGGGAGTGAGGCGGACCTCGTGGATGGCGAGGCGGACCTTGTCGCGCTCCGCCTTCACGGCGGCCTCGGCCGCCA encodes:
- the tatA gene encoding twin-arginine translocase TatA/TatE family subunit: MFGLGYQELLLILLIVLVLFGASRLPELARSLGSSVKEFKKGVTEAKDETTSTAKKEEEKKA